In Candidatus Cloacimonadota bacterium, the sequence TTTGAGTTATGCAATTTGATTTTTTTGGTGATTATATAGCAATTTTATAAGTACATTGGGCAGGGTTTTTTTTCTATGATCAAGAAATGAAAGGACTTTTTTGTTGATAAAAACAGAAAAGGGTTGTTTTGCAATGTTCATTATTTCCAGATAATCATGAAAAAATATCAGAGAAAGTTCCTCCTCCTGTTTTCCTTTTAGATGATGATAACAGAGATGGGAAAAATATAGAATTATAACATTGTTTTTAATATCTTTCGGGATTTTATCTGGTGTAGTAAAATCAGGATAGAACTGGTGTTCAATGGTTCTGTAAATAGATTTTGGTAAATGCCAGTTTTGAAGAAGTCTTTTACCCATTTGAGAGGTGTCAACCAGATCAAATAAAGGTCCCATTTTTTTATTTCTGGATTTTAACAGCATTATCACCAGTTGCCCAAACTCATGCATAAGGCCTATTGTTCCAATTTCCGATGGTTTGGCAATATTAAGACCAAATGAGAGAGTTGAAGCAATATACGATACAGCCAGGGAATGATGGTAGAGTTCATTGAAATCAGGAGCTTTGGGCATGACTCTGCGTACACCTTCTGCAATAACAATTTGAGCTACTTCATTGTAACCAAGAAGCATTATGGCGTGGTGAATGTCTGATACCTGATTTTTCAGTCCGTAATATGATGAATTGATAGCTTTTAGAATTGCCCCTGCAAGTGAGGGATCCTGTTTGACTTCCCTGGCGATTTCCCTGGGAG encodes:
- a CDS encoding HDOD domain-containing protein, translated to MIKSFFSYIFGHICIKNGTIQRTRLIEKQRKKLELQNRQLIAKTFLSSNAKTKKLENSELINEIITKIPRLPVFAVSLAVKLAEENITPREIAREVKQDPSLAGAILKAINSSYYGLKNQVSDIHHAIMLLGYNEVAQIVIAEGVRRVMPKAPDFNELYHHSLAVSYIASTLSFGLNIAKPSEIGTIGLMHEFGQLVIMLLKSRNKKMGPLFDLVDTSQMGKRLLQNWHLPKSIYRTIEHQFYPDFTTPDKIPKDIKNNVIILYFSHLCYHHLKGKQEEELSLIFFHDYLEIMNIAKQPFSVFINKKVLSFLDHRKKTLPNVLIKLLYNHQKNQIA